The window TCACAGAAAAAGACCTTCTCTATGCCTCGCCCTCTAAAGTCACCACTCTCAACATATGGGAGCTTCACTATCTTTTATCCAAATTGAAGATAGAAGAGATTATGACAAAAAACGTGATCACCGTAAATGAAAACACTCCCATAGAGGATGCTGCAAGAATCATGGAAGAGAAAGATATAAGTGGTCTCCCTGTGGTTGACGGCACAGGAAACCTCGTTGGGGTTATAACTCAAACAGACATTTTTAAGG is drawn from Thermotoga sp. and contains these coding sequences:
- a CDS encoding CBS domain-containing protein, whose translation is MLVKDFMTKNPITIAPETSFSEALKLMKQNKIKRLIVMKDNKIVGIVTEKDLLYASPSKVTTLNIWELHYLLSKLKIEEIMTKNVITVNENTPIEDAARIMEEKDISGLPVVDGTGNLVGVITQTDIFK